The nucleotide sequence CAGGCCCTGCTCCCTGGAGTGGGCCTAACCGGCCCCCAGCTCCCAGGGACACCACTGTCCTCATTCTCTCCGGCCATCTCTGAAACTTGGTGGCCTCCCCACTAGGGGCCTGGGCTGCTGACCCTTTGGGGACCCTAGCCTGGCCCCCAAGGATTCTCTAGCCCCAGCCAGGCAGTACATCAGCCAGCAAACCTCTGCTGGGCACCCCTACGAGCAAATGAGGCGCTGGTGGCAGTGAAAGGAGGCCTCGCCACCCCTGCCCCCCTCTGTGTTGCTAGTCAGAGACACAGCCCCCATTGTGTGGTCTGGCATGGAGCTGAGCCCCCGCCTGGCTCCGGGGCCCCAGGCGAGGGGACGGGTGTGAGGAGAGGTTTGCAGGGCTCTGATGCCGGGGCCTGCCCTGAAGGAGTCCCTGCACAGCCCCCGCCAGAAGCGCTTTTGCCCCCGGGGGGCGTGTGTTCTGTGGCTGGCGGAGCCGGCCTGGTGGCCAGCAGCAgacagcctgggctgggcaggggggagctgggggtgagggggtcCAGGTCCTTAGCCCTGGGAGACCTCTGCTCGGCCAGGCATGGGAGTCAATTGTTCCAAGGGCTGGACCTGGGAGCCTGGGTTCCAGTGGGGACTCGCCAGCCAAGaccctggcctgggacagggaCAGTGCTCAGAGGGGCCACTCGGagaggccccagcccagcctcgcATCCCTCCAAGCAGAGACCCCAGTTGAGCTCTAGCTGGGCCCAGGCTTCCTGCAGGGCCTGTGAGGAGGCCCCAGATGCAGTTTGGACCCAGCCTGGGCCTCACCTGGGCTTGGGCGGCAGTTCCTggtctgggctggcctggggggtgggcaggggagtgggCGTGCAGTGCCCAGAGGCTGCCTGGAGCAGAGGAGCTGGAGAGGAGGGACCTCTTCCCACATAGCCAGCAGCCTCAGGCCGCTGGGGCTGGAGAGAAAGAAGTCCAAACGTCTCTGTCCCCTTGTGGAACCCCATGTGCCCCTGCTGGCGTGGGAGCCGAGGGCTGTGGGCAGCCTGGCGTGTGGACGTCCTGGTGGTGGACAGGGTCCATTTGGCCTGCACACTCCTCGCGTGGCCGTTTGGGGGACTCTCAGTGTGATCGGGGCTCCCTGGCGCTGGCCTGAggtcccctctgccctgcccgTTCCCACACCCACACTCCTGCCTGGTGGGGACAGTTTAGTTTTTATGGAACAGGGGCTCGGCGGGGCACTGCGCGTGGGGTGTCCAGTGACCTGCCAAGTCCCCAAGTCTCAGGGAGCAGAGCACTGGGGGGTCCCTGCTCAGAGCCCTGGTTCACCTGTACCTGGGCCCCTTGTCTAGGGCAGGGGTTTGGGAGGGCCCAGGGGGATGGGCAGGTGGCTGAGAAGCGCCCCCCAAAGCAGGGAAGCCCAGGGGGTCCTCACGTGACCTCCCAGCCCTCTTCCAAGTGTTCCCCCAGGGCTGAGAAGGGGAGGGGGTGTCGAGCAACCGCCTTGGGGTAACCCTGTTAGAGGTGCACCCCCAAGCAGCAGCCACCAGCACCCAGACACATGTCCatgccacccccagccctcacTCCGTCCTCCCGCTCTGGGGCCCACCTCCTGGGCATTGTGCCTGGCAGGGCCCCTGGGGAGTGGTAGCCTAGGAGTCCCTAGCAGCCTGACCCTTAGGCGCTTCCTAAAGCTGGGGTGGCCTTTGTGTCCCCCGAGCGATCCCAGCTCCCACCATGCTCTCCGTCCCCTGGTctggcccctccctctcccctccccctaccaCTGCAGGGCAGTCGGTGTGGTTTCCCTGTGGGGGTGGCTGGGGGTGCCGGGGACAGGGAGCCAGTTGTGAGCAGGGGTCTCTTGGGCAGCTGCCCAGAGCGTGGGTGACAGCCCTGGAGAGGGGGGGCGTGGCTGACTCAGTTACTGGGGAGTGAGCTAAAGGACCCCTCCAGTGGCCGCAGGTGTGGGGGGCTGGTTTGGGCACCAGAAGGCAGCAGTGAAGGTTTTGGGGGTTCAGCCTGTTGATGGGGGCTGGGCGAGGAGGAGgggctccaggccctgccctggccgCTTGGTAGGGGAGGAGAGTGCCGGGGGCATGGAGGCCTCCCACCCGTGCTCCGCTCAGACCCGCAGCtgcacctccctccctccgtccccgCCCTTAGCGCTCAGCCTtggcctcccccgcccccatcgCCCACAGCTGGAAAGGGCCGGTGGCCTGGTGAGGGGGGCTCCTGAGACCCCATGACCCCCTCTCTATTGCTGGATGTTGGCACCCCTGACACTGGGGGTCCCCTCTTTGCCCAGGGAACGCCCCACTGTCCAGGCCCCTCTGGGCCACGGTGCTGGAGGAGCTGGGGGCCGAGCGGGGCAGGTGGCTGGGCCGGGCAGTTTGGGGAAACGAGCTGGGTGTGACGGGTGGGGAGCTGGGCCTCCCAAATCCCCAGGCCCCTTGTGGCCCTGAGCTCACCTTGGAAGGTCAGGCAGGGCAACTCGGGGCACCAAGGCCCGGTGGGCAAAATGCGATGACAGGGACTCCAAGTTCTGGATCAGTTGCCCCTGCGCCTTGCCGGCCCCTGGCTGGAGCTCGAGGAGGGGCCCGagctgtccctgccctgggcctgccctccTGGCGCCAGGCAAGGTGGGGCAGGCTGCCGAGCCTCTGCCtcgcggggccgggccgggggtgCCCACGCTCCATGTGCTTTTCCTCCTCTCACCCCCAACGGTGCTCCCCAATGACCACAGTCCGAACAGGTATTGGTGTGCTGAGTTGGTGGGCGAGCAGGTGGGAGGGCACTGCTGCGGGTCCGGGTCCCCGTTCCCCGGCCACCCCCCAGAGCGGCAGGTGGGAttccccacccccgcccggcCCTGCTGACGTTGCTGATCCGGCCTGAGCTGCCCTGATCCCTCATCCACGCCAGCTGCCGGAGGGCCAGGGGTCTCCTGGGGCTGCGGCCGCTGAGCCTTCAGCCCAGCACCTGGGGAGAGCGGAGAACCCCAGGTGGCACAGCCCCAGGACCCACAGCCTCAGTGGGGCAGGCTGGCCAGCGGGAGGGAAGCGACGCCGGCTCCCGCCATGGAGGGCCAGCCTGTGGCCCTGAGCCTGGCAGAGAAGGCCGTGTGCAAGGTGGTGTAcggagccccccgcccccgcccgctgCTGCTGCCTGTGGGGCTGGAGCTGTGGCTGTACGTGCAGAAGATGCGCAACCTGCGGAGGAAGAGGTCGGCGGGCGGCTGGGTAGCGGGGGCTGGGGCCCACGGGAGGGTGCTGGAGATAAGAGGGGGTGGGGGCTTCTGGCTTGGACACCCCACCTGGTGCCTCTCCCAGTGGCCCCCCCACATTGCCAGGGCTCACATTGGATCCCGCGGTCACAGGGTCAGCATGGACGTGTCCCAGTGCACGCGCCTCCCTGCACTTCGGCCCCTTTGCTTGGAGCCACCCGTGCCCATCCCCAGCCGAGAGGGAGGTGGGAGACAGCGCTCCTGACCAGTCTGCGGGGGGCGTGTTCAGCTCCGCTTGCCCCCAGGTTTCAGACCCGAGTCCTATCTCCTCTGCACTGGCCCGGAAGGAGGGGGCAGCGGGGGCGTCAGACCGCTTGGCAAACAGCTGTGCAGGGACAAACAGGCCTTAATTAACAAGCCCTGTGCGTGGCACTGGCTGCAGGAGTGGGGCTCTTGGCTGGTTGCCATGGTGACCGGGGGCTCCTGCAACCAATGTGGCATCCAGATGGCCCTCCCTTCAGGTGGCTGCCTGGGAGCCTGGCAGGTCGTGGGTAGGCAGCACAAAGGTCTGGTCTCCTGGTCTTGGGGCTGTGTCCCTGACCCTTGGCTCTCTGAGAGGCCGCGTGGGCTCTGTCCGTCTCTGGGGAGGCCGCGAGGGGCTGGGGTTCCTGAGCCTGCCTGGCTGGCATCCCCCGTGGAGCAAGGGGCCTGCTCCCCAGGCAGTAACTCAATGCCCGTGTGAGAGTTTGGCTTTTCTTGGTGTCTCCCTGCATGGCCCGGGCTGTGGCTGTGCCTCTATTTTGCAACGTCTGGCAGGGGTCCAAGAGGGCCCCCAGTCTCCTGCTAGCCTCCCTGCGAAAGGCAGACTACGTGGGAACCCCTGGCCCAGGAGTGGGGGCAGCTCTGGGCCGGGCAcggagtaggtgctcagtgaacaccAGAGATGGAGGGTGGCCCAGGGTGCCCGGGCAAGGCAGAGCCAGTCTGAAGCAGGCCCTGGGGTCCCGGAAGCCTGGCTGGCTCAGGGGCCACGCTGCTGGGCACCAGGCCCCCTCCTGCATGTGCCGACCCCGTCCTGAGAGCTGGGGCAGGAGCTCAGGGCTGCTCCGAGGCTCCTGACCCGGGAGGGCCCGAGAAGGGCAGAGTGGCCTGGCGAAAACGGAGGGGCCCTAAGAGTGGGGTGGCATGGTCAGAAAGGAGCTCGTCCAGTGTTGGGGGGCCAGGCAGTGTCGGGCATGGGGCACTGCGGCCTGGGGGGAAAGCTCTGAGCCGGCGGGGCGTGGGGCACCCGGGCCAGCTTGTCAGAAGGGACTCATCCCCCCGCGTAGGCTGTTCCCGTGGCGCCATCACCTTGGGAAACTTCAAAGTGGCCGTTTTCTCGACAAGGCGGGAATCAAGAGATGGGCATTGGGTTCCTGTCCAGGGCCTTTGCTCAAACCAGCGGGGAAACACAGCTCTCGACagtgctttctttttaaaggaaatatgttGCTTTTTCTTCTGCTCGCTCCGGATCCTTGCATAATTCCACCATCACAGAGGAGGGCTCAGCGCCTTGGGTGCCACAGGGGCTTTGGGTGTGGTCATTctaaattactttataatttaaagcTACTTTGTAGCTTTTCGCAAACTGCTGGTCTTACCAGAAAGCAGAAAACTGGAGTGATGGGGCCGCCCGGGCCGGGGCCAGCCCCTCTCCCATCCCTCTAGgtccccaggctgggggctgggcgtgGGCCACTCCATGACAGGTTCTCTCTGGACCCCCGCCTCCTGGGGCCTCCTGGGGCCGCCCCTGTGACCCCTGGCTGAGTCCCCTGTGCCGCTCACCCTCCACCCTCAGCCACCCTGGAGGGGGCACCCTGCTCACCATGTGGCATCCGTGTCCCCAGTAGCAGCCCTTCCACCCGAGGCAGGGCAGTGGCCTGGGCCCACACCACCGGTCAGAGCAGGGCCGAGGAGGGGACCCAGGCTCTGCAGCACCCCGAGGCGGTGACCtcaccccaggcccagggctgggggccctcAGTGAGTGGGCCCTGGGGGCAGCTGCGTACAGCGACCTTGGGGGCTGTGCAGGGCCCAAGGGTGAGGGGCTTTCCTGCCTGAAGGTGGGGAGATAAAGGGCTGCACAGCTTCCAGTAGGGGTGTTGGGGGTCCTGAGGGGGGCCTGGGCCCTTAGGGTTGGGCGCAATTTACGGGGCAGGAATTGAGAGGTTTTGCAGGGGCCTGAGTTCCTCCCAGGACGTGGCACCGTCCACTTCCTCCACAGCGGCGTGGCGGGAGCAACCGTCTCAGGCCTGTCCTGGCAGGCAGCCAGCGAGCGCGCTCAGCCCTGTGCAGCCCCAGCTCCGCGtggagggctgggaggtgggggtccTGCCCTGGGATCAGATCCCACTGTGTAGCCTCGACCGGCTCACCCTCCTCCCGGAGCCTCGGTTGTTCTCCGCGGGAACTGGAGGGCCAGCCCAGGTGGCTGCAGCCGCTCAGGAGGTCCCCTCGGCCCACGGGGCTGGGGTTTCGGGGCGGCGAGGAGTGGAGGCTGCTCCTGTCCCCTGGCCTCTGGGACCCACGTGTCTCACAGTGTCACACTTGGGCTGTCCCCGGTGGTGCCCCTGACCCTGGCCGTGgcgggggccaggcagggaggtcTGGGCAGAGGTCAGAGGCCCAGGTGAGCCAGCCGGGGAGCCTTTGGGCCCAGCACCTGCCTCCGGCCTGCATCCCAGAGAGATGCTTAGGTCTGTGGGCGCAGGGCTGGCACGGGCCCCAGTGCCCCTGAGGGGCATCATCCGCAGTGATGCCGCAGAGGGGCTCGGGCCCCCGAGGGGTGACCAGGCCGTGACCCCCCTTCCCTCGCGCAGGATGGAGGCGTCGTGCCTGGAGCTGGCGCTGGAGGGCGAGCGTCTCTGCAAGGCTGGCGACTTCAAGGCGGGCGTGGCCTTCTTTGAGGCTGCGGTGCAGGTGGGCACCGAGGACCTGAAGACGCTGAGCGCCATCTACAGCCAGCTGGGCAACGCCTACTTCTACCTGAAGGAGTACGCCCGGGCGCTGGAGTTCCACAAGCACGACCTGCTGCTGGCCCGGTGAGCGCGGCCTGGCAGGCCCCGAGGAGGGGGTCCTCACCTCCAACCCGGCGCCCGGCTGTCCGGTTGGGGGCCAGGTGGACGCTGCCCTGCCCTCGGGCATGTGGGGAGGGGCAGTTCCAATGTGAGGACCACGGCGGCTCTCGGGGTCCGAGGGAACCAGCAGGGCACCTCCAACCTGGAAGTGCCCCCAGGGGGCTGTGTTTACGCCGAGACACGTGGGAGTGGGTCTCCATGTCAGTCTTCGTGTGAGAGCGTGGGGTGCGACCCAGCACTCTCTGTGTGGGCGCGTCTGTCCGTGCAAATCCGTGTGCATGATCCTGCATGTCTGTGTGACCCAGAGCCCGGCCCAGAGGTCGGGCCTCTCCTGGCCTGGGGTCCAGGTGCACTCCTCGCCTGTTCCGTAGCAAgcggccctgccctgggggctctccctgccctcccgggaaccccagccccagcaggctCTTGGCCCCTTCCCGCCCTCGGGGCCCTGAGCGCCTTGTCTGCCTGGCCTCCAGGCTGTGCCCAGGCGGAGCCAGCCGGGACACCCGTGCGCTCCctgcccagctcctcctcctcctccaggccacgttccccaccagccctgccccactGGGCAGGGAGCCCCGTCGTGGCTCAGCCCCCTGCCACCGGGCTCAGGCCGGGTCCTGAGGGCCCATGTGTAGCTCACGGCCCCTCTGCAGGCTGCGTGGGGCTGACCCCCAGACCTGGCCCGGCGGAGGGACTGCTCCTGAGCTGGGCAccctgccccagggctgccctTGGGACCTCGTGCCCAGCCTGCGGGCCCTGCCCAGCATCAGCCCCGGGGGccggccgccccctccccctccccctccctggccaGTGCCGGCCCTCACTCCCTCCTCCGCTCCAGGACCATCGGTGACCGCAtgggggaggccaaggccagCGGGAACCTGGGCAACACGCTCAAGGTCCTGGGCCGGTTCGACGAGGCCGTGGTCTGCTGCCAGCGGCACCTGGACATTGCGCAGGAGCAGGGGGACAAGGTGAGGGTCGGTCCCCGGcggcctgcccctcctccccttctctgagGCTCGTGTCCAGAGCCGGGGTGTGGGCAGGCGGGTGACACAGCACGTGGCTCTCCCCCGACGGGAGGGAAGGCGAGGAGGTCGGTTGCCCAGAGCCCGAGTGACTCGGGAGTCCTGGGTGACCAGACCGGGCACTTCCCGTTCATGCTGACGCCAAAGGGCAGAGGCCCGGCCCGTCTTCCACACTCAGCTCTGCACCCTCGCTGGCCCGCCTGAACCCGTCAGCACCCCAGTCACTGCGTGCGGCCGGAGGGAAGCAGGGTGGCCCCGGGGGAGGCCTCGTGGGGCAGGCAGAAGCCGCGGGAAGTGGCGGCAACACTCAGAGCAGGGGCAGGTCCGCGCTGGGCTGGCCCCTTAGCCGTCCTCCTGTGCTGGCCTCCCCATAACCCTGTGAAATAAACGTCCCTGCTCCCCAGTAccgatggggaagctgaggctggaggggtgACATGACTTGCCCCAAGGCATctgggccggggccggggctCTCACCCTTGGGCGTAAGGGGACAGAGCCGAGGGCCTGGCCACCTCAGCCACCCCGactggcagaggagggaggggtgcaGTGGGCTCCCCCGTGTCCCCATGCTCAGGGCCTGCCCGCCTAAGTGTCTGTGACTCGGTGATGGCCCGAGGTCCTTGCCACTGGGGCCCAGAGCAGCAAGGGCGGCGGCCAGGTCACCGGCCCAAGCACCCCCCACACCCCGGTGCCGCCGCAGGTCGGGGAGGCCCGGGCGCTCTACAACATCGGCAACGTGTACCACGCCAAGGGCAAGCAGCTGTCCTGGAACGCTGTGCAGGACCCTGGGCACCTGCCGCCCGACGTCCGGGAGACGCTGCGCAGGGCCTCCGAGTTCTACGAGTGAGTGGGGTGGCGGGGACCGAGGGACCCCCAGGCCCACATCTCCCCGCAGCCCCCCGGACGGCTGACAGCCAGGCTGGCCCCTCCTGCGCCCACACCTGTCAGCGACTGGTGGGGCCACAGCGAGCCCCGGCGCTGGAGCTGAGGGGGCCggtcccctccaccctccttctGGGGCTGCCATCCGCTAGCACCTTCTAGCCTGGGGTGAGCGCAGACGTGGGCTGGAGGGACGCGGCTCACGGGGTTTCCCCGCAGGAGGAACCTGGCCCTGGTGAAGGAGCTGGGCGACAGGGCGGCCCAGGGCAGGGCGTACGGCAACCTGGGCAACGCGCACTACCTGCTGGGGAACTTCACGGAGGCCACGACCTTCCACAGGGAGGTGAGCCGTGCCGCAGGGTGGCTGGCCAGGGCTGCCCATGTGCCCGCCTGGCCTGGGGTGGCCTGCCCCGAGGCGGTCCTCCAGAGCACGGTGGGGTGATGTGGCCGGGTAGCCGGGTGTCCCCTGACCCCTGGTTTCATCTGCACTCGGTCCTGTGGCTCCGGCTGCTCCCCCTGGACGTACAGCCAGGGCCAGCGACCGGGGCAGGGCCGTAGCACCCACCTGGGCCTGGCGGGACCAACCAGGGCTGCGGGTCTGTGTGCACAGCGCCTGGCCATTGCCAAGGAGTTTGGAGACAAGGCGGCCGAGAGGAGGGCCTACAGCAACCTGGGCAACGCCCACATCTTCCTGGGGCGCTTCGACGTGGCCGCTGAGTACTATAAGTAGGCGCCCCCCCACCCAGTGAGAGGGAGGGCCTGGGGGGCTGGATGCCGGGCCAGGGAGCCACCCACCCCAAGGCAAGGGGTGGGACAGCCTGGCCTCCCCAGGAGCCGAGCGGGGGCTTCTGGGCTGCCCCGGGAAGGGCAGGTGGACTGAGCTCACAGGGTCCCCAAgctgtgctgggctctggcccATCTTCCTCctggcctgggtggcagagcagtGGCCACCGTGTGGGGCAGGCTTGTCAGCACTGGGCCCTGTACCCAGCCCCAGACAGCCCATCTCAGGGCCTGAGCAGTGGGCATGGCTGTCCCCTGGGGGGGAGCGGTGGCTCAGGGTGGTCAGGAGACTTGCCAGAGTCCCACAGGAGCCCGTAGCAGTCTGGGTCCAGCAGGGTCTGAGGCCCCAGAGAGACCCCACCGGGACCGTGTGGCCGGGGGCCAGTGGGCGGGCCTCCTCACCACTGCCCACCCTCCTCGCGGGGGGCTGCCCCTCACCCTGCGCAGGAAGACGCTGCAGCTGTCGCGGCAGCTCCGGGACCAGGCGGTGGAGGCGCAGGCCtgctacagcctgggcaacacctACACGCTGCTGCAGGACTACGAGCGTGCGGCCGAGTACCACCTGCGGCACCTGCTCATTGCCCAGGAGCTGGCCGACAGGTGCGCGGGTGTGGGGGTGGACGGGTGCGGCCGGCCCAGAGGGCTCTCAGCAGCCCCTGCCGGCCCACCGGGCTGAATTCCAACAGCCAAGGCGCGAGGGCCTGGATCTGAGCCCCTGGCTCCACTGACCAGGACGTGACCCAGGCGGGACgtccccaggcctctgcctccctcccctcagtGGGTGACACTGCTGTGGGGACTAAGCCTGTGTGGGCACCGGGCTGGGCACTTATGGTGACCCAGGCACAAGCTGGTGGGGCCCACCCCTGGCCCGCGGTGCACCACGGCCCCCATGTGTGTAGGTGGCCGTGTCTGGAGGGACAGGCAGACCCCAGGCTCCCGGGCGCAGCCCCACACGCGGGTCTGGGTGGGTCACGGCCAGAACAAGGGAGGCAGAGCCTGTGGCTCTCacggctgggggagggagggtctTCTAAAGCCTGGCCCCCGCCCCGGCGGCCTCAGAGTGGCCCGAGGTTGTCCTGGGGTGACGGAAATGGTTTGGAACTAGACAGTGGTGGCCACACAACGGTGTGAATGTGCCACGTGCCACTGTGCCGTCTGCTGTTCGGTGCGTTCCACGTCCGTTTAGAAATAACCCGcggaggggctgggtgggggtgggccaAGCGCCGAGCGACGCGAGGCCCCTGCGGGCAGAGCCAGTGACAGGACAGCCGTGGGTCGTGGCCTGTTGGgagccaggccacacagcagggcgGGAGCAAAGCTCCGTCTGTGTTCACTGCCCCCACTGCTCGCACGGCCGCCCGAGCTCCGCCTCCTAGCAGATCGGGGGGCACCAGACTCTCGCAGAAGCACGAACCCCACTGTCAACCGCACACGCGAGGGGTCTAGGTTGGCTCCTTGTGAGCATCTGACGCCTGGTGACCCGAGGTGGTGCTGAGGCGGTGacgctagcgctggggagcggctgcaaacacagaccgtccttagcagagaggtttgcacaGTGAACGTGACATGACGTGCTTCAATCATCCCGGaaccatctccccacccccagtccatgggaaaaccgtcttccatgaaaccagtccctggtgccaaaaaggttggggaccgctgcgcTAACGCTTTCAATGGGAAAAGGCTCAGCTCACTGGGGCTTCTCCCTCATGGTGGCAAGATCGGTGGGAGACCCTGGCTGGAGGCGTGTCATCCTACTGTCCTGCTCGTGCCTCTTGGGCCTGGGGGCCCCTGGTGACCCTCAGGGCCAGGCCGCACAGCCTGCTCGTGTCGCAGGTGTGGCATCCAGCGTCACATCAGCGTCCTGAGCACCGGGAGGCTGGGGGCGCGGCACGGGGGCAGgactggggagggcaggtgtggaCTGTCTCCCTCTCTGGCAGGGTGGGCGAGGGCCGGGCGTGCTGGAGCCTGGGGAACGCCTACGTGTCCATGGGCAGCCCGGCACAGGCCCTGACCTTCGCTAAGAAGCACCTGCAGATCTCCCAGGAGGTGAGCCAGGCTGTCCTCCCGCCCCAGACTGTGCCCTGAGTGCCCGATGGCCCCTCTGTCCTTTCTGGGCTCGTGCAGCCACTCAGCTGCCTGGCCCTTGAGGCCTGCTGGCTCCTGTCTGCCGCCCGCGGGGCCTTCCTCCCCCGGGGAGAGGGCACATGGGGTCTCCGTGGGCCCTGTCCACCAAGACCCTCCTACTGTAGTGAGGGTGGGGACCTCACACATGAACCCTGGGCCTGCCTGGCTCCTGGCCTGTCCTTGTGTCACCTCACTCCCAGGAAGCAGCCCCCTCCAGACACCCCAGGTCTGCCCATGCTAAAGGTGGGAGGCGGCTGGGTGGGCGAGGCCTGCAGGTGCCCAGGTgtaggtgggcagggccaggaatGCTCAGGTCAGCAGAGCCCCCCCATCCAGAGAGCCCCTCCCCCAGTGGCCTCCGAGGACAGGCTGAGGCCCCCGATGTCCTCCGGGGCCCCGTGCGGCAGCCCCGCCGTGCCCCACCCACTGGGCTTGAGTTTGTTCCTGGGCACGCAGTCACCCTGGCGTGCCTGACGCCAGCCTCAGAGCCACGGCTGGGCCAGGCTGACGCCCCCTGGAGGGCCCTACACCGTACAGGGCCGGCTGCTCAGACCCGAGCATTTCTGAGGTGGGGCTAGggctgctggggacacaggggccACCTCACCCAGGGACAGAGCCCCAGACCCCACCTCCAGGGCCACAGTGAGTCCTGGTTCCCTCCGAGGCCCTGGGGTCAATGGCCAGCCCAGGCCACCTAGCGGTTGGACACGGGTGTGCTGGGGGCCCATGGCTGACCCCGTGGGAGCCCCCAGCAGGCCTCAGCCCCACTTGCCCACTCAAACGCCCCTGCTGGCCACAGATCGGGGACCGCAACGGGGAGCTCACGGCCCGCATGAACGTCGCGCAGCTGCAGCTGGCGCTCGGCCGGCTGACCAGCCCGGCGGCCGCAGAGAAGCCCGACCTGGCCGGTTACGAGGCCCAGGGTgagtcctggggctgggggggggggcagcgcGGTGACTTACGGGCTCAAAACTCAGCCTGGGAAAAGCAGGCCTCATCGGCAGGGGCATGGCAGGAGGGACACCTGTGGGAGGGGTGCCGGCTTCCCTGCGTGTGGGTCACGAGGAGGGGGTTCTGTCCCCAGAGGGGAGTTGCTAACAGAGGCCCCATCCCTGGGCATCGGGGCACATGCTCTGACAGCCCTT is from Lemur catta isolate mLemCat1 chromosome 10, mLemCat1.pri, whole genome shotgun sequence and encodes:
- the GPSM1 gene encoding G-protein-signaling modulator 1 isoform X1, yielding MLRSVGAGLARAPVPLRGIIRSDAAEGLGPPRGDQAVTPLPSRRMEASCLELALEGERLCKAGDFKAGVAFFEAAVQVGTEDLKTLSAIYSQLGNAYFYLKEYARALEFHKHDLLLARTIGDRMGEAKASGNLGNTLKVLGRFDEAVVCCQRHLDIAQEQGDKVGEARALYNIGNVYHAKGKQLSWNAVQDPGHLPPDVRETLRRASEFYERNLALVKELGDRAAQGRAYGNLGNAHYLLGNFTEATTFHRERLAIAKEFGDKAAERRAYSNLGNAHIFLGRFDVAAEYYKKTLQLSRQLRDQAVEAQACYSLGNTYTLLQDYERAAEYHLRHLLIAQELADRVGEGRACWSLGNAYVSMGSPAQALTFAKKHLQISQEIGDRNGELTARMNVAQLQLALGRLTSPAAAEKPDLAGYEAQGARPKRTQRLSAETWDLLRLPLEREQNGDSHHAGDWRGPSRDSLPLPVRSRKYQEGPDAAERRPREGGHSPLDSSDVRVQLPRTSIPRAPSAGEECFFDLLSRFQSSRMDDQRCPLDEGQAGAAEALGERIAQPAATASPQTEELFDLIASSQSRRLDDQRASVGSLPGLRITHNNVGHLRGDGDPQEPGDEFFNMLIKYQSSRIDDQRCPPPDVLPRGPTMPDEDFFSLIQRVQAKRMDEQRVDLAASPEQEAGGPSVPPQQCQPGAS
- the GPSM1 gene encoding G-protein-signaling modulator 1 isoform X2 is translated as MAGPAPPPDELPGPAARRLHSRMEASCLELALEGERLCKAGDFKAGVAFFEAAVQVGTEDLKTLSAIYSQLGNAYFYLKEYARALEFHKHDLLLARTIGDRMGEAKASGNLGNTLKVLGRFDEAVVCCQRHLDIAQEQGDKVGEARALYNIGNVYHAKGKQLSWNAVQDPGHLPPDVRETLRRASEFYERNLALVKELGDRAAQGRAYGNLGNAHYLLGNFTEATTFHRERLAIAKEFGDKAAERRAYSNLGNAHIFLGRFDVAAEYYKKTLQLSRQLRDQAVEAQACYSLGNTYTLLQDYERAAEYHLRHLLIAQELADRVGEGRACWSLGNAYVSMGSPAQALTFAKKHLQISQEIGDRNGELTARMNVAQLQLALGRLTSPAAAEKPDLAGYEAQGARPKRTQRLSAETWDLLRLPLEREQNGDSHHAGDWRGPSRDSLPLPVRSRKYQEGPDAAERRPREGGHSPLDSSDVRVQLPRTSIPRAPSAGEECFFDLLSRFQSSRMDDQRCPLDEGQAGAAEALGERIAQPAATASPQTEELFDLIASSQSRRLDDQRASVGSLPGLRITHNNVGHLRGDGDPQEPGDEFFNMLIKYQSSRIDDQRCPPPDVLPRGPTMPDEDFFSLIQRVQAKRMDEQRVDLAASPEQEAGGPSVPPQQCQPGAS
- the GPSM1 gene encoding G-protein-signaling modulator 1 isoform X3: MEGQPVALSLAEKAVCKVVYGAPRPRPLLLPVGLELWLYVQKMRNLRRKRMEASCLELALEGERLCKAGDFKAGVAFFEAAVQVGTEDLKTLSAIYSQLGNAYFYLKEYARALEFHKHDLLLARTIGDRMGEAKASGNLGNTLKVLGRFDEAVVCCQRHLDIAQEQGDKVGEARALYNIGNVYHAKGKQLSWNAVQDPGHLPPDVRETLRRASEFYERNLALVKELGDRAAQGRAYGNLGNAHYLLGNFTEATTFHRERLAIAKEFGDKAAERRAYSNLGNAHIFLGRFDVAAEYYKKTLQLSRQLRDQAVEAQACYSLGNTYTLLQDYERAAEYHLRHLLIAQELADRVGEGRACWSLGNAYVSMGSPAQALTFAKKHLQISQEIGDRNGELTARMNVAQLQLALGRLTSPAAAEKPDLAGYEAQGARPKRTQRLSAETWDLLRLPLEREQNGDSHHAGDWRGPSRDSLPLPVRSRKYQEGPDAAERRPREGGHSPLDSSDVRVQLPRTSIPRAPSAGEECFFDLLSRFQSSRMDDQRCPLDEGQAGAAEALGERIAQPAATASPQTEELFDLIASSQSRRLDDQRASVGSLPGLRITHNNVGHLRGDGDPQEPGDEFFNMLIKYQSSRIDDQRCPPPDVLPRGPTMPDEDFFSLIQRVQAKRMDEQRVDLAASPEQEAGGPSVPPQQCQPGAS